One stretch of Euphorbia lathyris chromosome 7, ddEupLath1.1, whole genome shotgun sequence DNA includes these proteins:
- the LOC136235556 gene encoding zinc finger protein GAI-ASSOCIATED FACTOR 1-like, producing the protein MGEVENSTEMTVSTASGEAMSASSFGCQAVPLSLPPPKKKRNLPGMPDPDAEVISLSPKTLMATNRFVCEICNKGFQRDQNLQLHRRGHNLPWKLKQRTSKEPKKRVYVCPEQSCVHHNPARALGDLTGIKKHFCRKHGEKKWKCERCSKKYAVQSDWKAHMKTCGTREYKCDCGTLFSRRDSFITHRAFCDALAEESARAQTFTISGKEENADIVKNAVAVASPPPPPLTPSTTVVSPGLSVQSSELAENPVNNISAATTPVITAPTSTSPTCSTSNVSASHVFASTTSTAIPQASTSSYSNLICSLTRPDCLPQIPNSTRPLLEPAPSLSLCSSLYLSNTISLFSDQDPQQHYTPSPQPAMSATALLQKAAQMGATSSNTSFLRGLGLSVSPSAGQDNNQWDVKPDTNSVAAGLSLGGEMMMSTAPLFGNKPTTLDLLGLGIGASSAFLNSYGGSFSLAAAAAYGGGPSDEAWDTAPDKKPN; encoded by the exons atggGAGAAGTTGAGAATTCAACAGAAATGACAGTTTCTACTGCTTCTGGAGAAGCTATGAGTGCGTCTTCTTTCGGCTGTCAAGCGGTGCCACTCTCGCTTCCTCCACCAAAGAAGAAGCGAAATCTCCCCGGAATGCCAG ATCCAGATGCTGAAGTGATTTCTCTATCGCCAAAGACACTAATGGCTACAAATCGATTTGTTTGTGAGATCTGCAACAAAGGCTTTCAACGGGACCAGAACCTCCAGCTTCACCGGCGAGGTCATAACTTACCGTGGAAGCTCAAGCAAAGAACAAGTAAGGAGCCAAAGAAGCGGGTCTATGTCTGCCCGGAACAATCTTGCGTTCACCATAACCCAGCTAGAGCTCTCGGTGACCTCACCGGTATCAAAAAGCACTTCTGCAGAAAACACGGCGAGAAGAAGTGGAAGTGCGAGCGTTGCTCGAAGAAATACGCTGTACAATCAGATTGGAAGGCACATATGAAAACTTGTGGCACTAGAGAGTATAAATGCGATTGTGGCACTTTGTTCTCCAG GAGGGATAGCTTCATCACACATAGGGCATTTTGTGATGCTTTGGCGGAGGAGAGCGCGAGAGCTCAAACTTTCACCATTTCGGGTAAGGAGGAGAATGCCGATATTGTCAAGAATGCAGTCGCAGTCGCAtcgccgccgccgccgccacTTACTCCCTCTACTACTGTGGTTTCTCCGGGTCTGTCAGTTCAAAGCTCAg AATTAGCAGAGAACCCAGTTAATAATATTTCAGCTGCAACAACACCAGTAATTACAGCGCCTACAAGCACTAGTCCTACATGCTCAACAAGCAATGTATCTGCAAGTCATGTATTTGCATCCACAACATCAACAGCAATCCCACAAGCATCAACAAGTTCATATTCTAATCTCATTTGCTCCTTAACTCGCCCAGATTGCCTCCCTCAGATCCCAAATTCTACCAGACCCTTATTAGAACCAGCTCCCTCACTCTCCCTCTGTTCTTCCCTTTATCTATCCAACACAATCTCCCTCTTCTCAGACCAAGACCCTCAACAACACTACACTCCCTCACCCCAACCCGCCATGTCCGCAACCGCATTGCTTCAAAAAGCAGCACAAATGGGCGCAACGTCGTCCAACACATCATTCCTTCGCGGTTTGGGATTGTCCGTATCCCCTTCCGCCGGGCAAGATAATAACCAATGGGATGTTAAGCCGGACACCAATTCAGTGGCAGCTGGGCTTAGCCTTGGTGGGGAAATGATGATGAGTACAGCTCCGTTGTTCGGGAACAAACCGACCACGCTTGATTTACTTGGGCTGGGCATAGGCGCTAGCTCTGCCTTCTTAAATTCATACGGTGGCAGCTTTAGTCTTGCTGCTGCCGCAGCATACGGAGGAGGGCCTTCGGACGAGGCGTGGGATACTGCACCTGATAAAAAGCCAAATTAG